AAGCTGGCGCTGGCGAAGCCTGACAGCGTTGTTTTTTCCGCTCTGCAACGATGAATTCTTGTATAATGGGTGAGATTGAAGGGGGTTCGTATGACGGTCATCACCAGCCAGGAACGAGAAGCACGCCGCCGCGCTGACGAGCAAGCCAAACACGAACTCCGCCTTGAAGGCCTGAAAGTCTCCCCGACGGACGAGCACCTGTTTGAGCAGTATGTCGAAGGAGAGCTGACGACCGCACAGGTCCGTGCGGCGCTGGACGCTAAGTACAAGAAGAAGTAAGCGTGAACGACCCGTACCTGCAGGAGAACGGGACCCTCAAGAACCACCTGGGCATTACGGATGCTCAGGAGTTGAGTTTCGTGGAAGCGGCGTATACGCGGACACGGCAAATCGAGCTGGCTGAGGGTTCAGGACCACACGGGCAGTTCGATCTGCAGCACCTGAAGGCGATCCACCACCACCTGTTTCAGGACGTGTACGCTTTTTCGGGGAAGTTGCGGGGTGAACTGACCACGATTGATGCGAGTCGTTCACGCTGCATGGCTACCTGCACAAGGGTGATACGACCTTCGCGCATACCGCGCAGATCGAGCCGTACCTGAACAGCGTCTTTCAGCAGCTCGCGCAGGAAAACCACCTGCGTGCCACCACCAGGGATGAGTTCACGCGCAGAGCAGCGGACCTGCTGGCGGACATGAACGCGGCCCATCCTTTCCGAGAGGGGAACGGCAGAACGCAGCGGGCGTTCATCACGCAACTCGCGGAGCACGTCGGGCATACCGTGGATTTCTCTGTCATCTCGCAGGAGCGCATGATCCAGGTGAGCATCGCCGCAATGAGCGGGGATAACGAACCGATGCGGCGCATGACGCTGGAAGTCACCAGCCCGGATAAGGTGCGGATGCTGCAGAGCGCCATTCGGAGCCTGGAGCACGCACAGGTCAACTGGAACGAGATGTACGTCGCCACGGCGAGTCGCGGACGGCAGTATAGCGGCCATGTCACGCTGAAAAGTGCGGAGACGGTGCTCGTCGAGGATTCGGGCCGGGTAATCGTGGCACGCACGAGGGATGCCGGGAACGTACTGCAGGGGCAGCACGTGACGTTCACTGCAGGCGGCGGTCTGTCACGCGGCATGGAGATGTAGGGCTATCACGAACTCAGCGCTCATCACGAACACGTCCTGGTGCCGGACGAACTGCCAGAAGCCCATCTCCGCGTGGTCCTCCCTCAAGCGAGCGGGAACCGTGAGGTCGTAGACGGGCACTCGCTCTCCCTCCCTGACGAACAGCACCTGCGTCACCGGCACGACGAGTACTCCCTGCTCCCACCGGGAATCCTGGACCGCTGTGCTACGTGACCACCCTGGGTACGTTCTCCCCGACGCTCGCGATGACGCAGCGCACCTCACCTGGCGCACGGTTGGTGAGGTTAAAGGCGTCGAACAACGCCGCGCGACCACGCAAATCCTCGATGTCAGCCAGAAGGCGCGCTGGGCAGAAGATAGGGTCCTCTCGTGGTGTCTGCGGTTCGAACACTCTCGACGAGCCGGTTGGCACGTTCTCGCGATTCAGCATGTCATGGGTGTTATGGTGACACCAGCATGGCGCGCAGCAAACTGCCTTCGGCAATCGAGATGGCCGCATTCGTCGCGTCATGGTGGCGTGCGTATGGGCGCGATGAAGATACCTTGCGTGCTTTGGACCGTGGGGATGTCACACCCCTGCGCATCGACGGCCTTGCCCTGGACGCGGCCGTTAAGACGCACTACCGAGCTTGGCAATTGATCGAGTTGGCCCGTGATAAAGCCGAGCCCCTCACACCGGAATCCGTTCAGGTCATCCTTCAGGCAGATGGCGACCGTGCTGAGACCGATACCCTCTGGCGCCAGCGCGTACTGTTCGTACAGCCCCTGGCGCGGCACTACCGATTTCCGCCCCGCACCAGCAAAATCCTCCTGGAGGCGGCTGCGCTCGTCGGCTTGGTGAACGCCCCGCGAGAACTGTTGCCCGAAGGGCGTGACGCCCCACCTGCAGTGCAACTCGTCCTCGCCAATACTCCCGGTCAAGAGATTGATCGCGCCACCCGCGGGCCACAATCCTGGAATGCAGAAGCGCTCGTGTACGAGCACGGCGGCATGCTGATCAAGTACGGCGACGACGGCGTGCCTATTGATGTGGCGCGCGCCGAACTTTCCGAAATGGATTCACGCACCTCGGATGTATGGCGCCTCCTCGTCGCGAAAACCCTGGAGAGCGGACTCGACGACGACCTTGTATCGATTACCGTGCAACCTGGTGAGTTGGCCCTTGCCATGGGTTTCAAAAAGCATCACAAGGGTGGAATGCGCGCCGAGGATCTCGTCAAGTGCGCGGAAGCCATGACGCGCCTCGAACGCCTGTGGCTGCGTGTCACCGTGGACGTCACCGGCACGGGCGTGACGCATCCGGACCTGCCCGGAGAGCACATCGCCGCACTCGAAACCGAAACCAAGGTCATCCACGTCATCCGTCGCGGCACCGCGCGCACTGTGAACGGTCAGCGCATCCCGCGCTACTGGCAAGTCGCACTGGGCAGCTGGGCAAAAGTGTGGCCGCGGTCGTTCGCGCCGCTGTTCCGCAGCTTGGTCGAACTTCCTGCCAACAACGCTGTTGCCGTGTGGTCAAAACAAGTAGGCGCGGAACTGGCATTCTTGTGGGGCTTGC
This is a stretch of genomic DNA from Deinococcus peraridilitoris DSM 19664. It encodes these proteins:
- a CDS encoding antitoxin VbhA family protein, producing the protein MTVITSQEREARRRADEQAKHELRLEGLKVSPTDEHLFEQYVEGELTTAQVRAALDAKYKKK